The Candidatus Eisenbacteria bacterium genomic sequence CGCCCGTTAGCTTCAATGGCGCGAGGGTGTTGGGGGGAGCCGGCAATCAAGGAGGGAGGCGCCGCCCACGCCTCTTGGACAGTCAACCTGAGGAGGTCGAGTGGCAGCCATTTTGTTCGTGCGCATCACGTCGAATTTGGATGGTGGGGAAATCGATCGCCGTCTGCTCGAGCGGCGGCAGCGGTTTCTCCAGGTGCCCGGCCTGATCCAGAAGCTCTATGGCCGCGACGAATCGGGGGCCATCTGCGGGATCTATTTCTTTGAGAGCCGGCAGGCCCTCGATGCCTATCGCGAGAGCGATCTGGCGCGAAGCATCCCTGCTGCGTATGAAGCGAAGGAAGTCAGGCGTGAAGTCTACGAGGTGCTATACCCCTTGCACGCGGAACGCGGGCCATTTCAAGCCGCGAACCAATGACCCGGCCTCGACGCGAAAGCAGCATCATCCT encodes the following:
- a CDS encoding YdhR family protein — protein: MAAILFVRITSNLDGGEIDRRLLERRQRFLQVPGLIQKLYGRDESGAICGIYFFESRQALDAYRESDLARSIPAAYEAKEVRREVYEVLYPLHAERGPFQAANQ